TGACGGTTTATACTTACATTTAGAATAAAGTTTATAAGATGGCAtcaatttttatgaattttcatgaaactACAAATCAAGATTAGAGTGTCAGCAAAGACTGAAATGTAATTAAGTAGCTCTAAGTTTCttcttttactccactacatctcagaggtaaatattgcacttttaactGCACTattcatttagaaaacaaaatataatcattacattacattacattacatgtcatttagctgacatttttgtccaaagcgacttacaataagcgcattcaacctgaaggatctagccttagaccacaggaatcaagtaagtacataactttaagagccaactgtaatggctacaggagtgctttacgttgaagaagagaagaagaagagcatttaaaaaaatttttttaaaggttttttaggtgaccatgacttaaccgaggtattgctGGAAGAGGTAGGTCAGTTGGTTGTCTAAATCAGCTAATTCCTATTTAGATTTAGTAGCTTTGTGgggctttaaaaaatattttttaaatatttttattaatttcaacACATACAAGAACAGTTTAACTCAGAGATGCTCTTACGGTTACGCttgtttaaaattatatttctatCATGTCAGATGATTCACATCATACAAAAGCACGTAACATATACAAATTATATCTCCTCTTCTATATTAGAAAATAAGATTTGCAACATTTCTAGTGTAGACCaagcagcatttaaaataaatacagaagaaaataacATTAGACAAGTGCAATAAGAGTCAATCACCAAATAAAAACCCCCcagtaataatagtagtaataataaaaataataatgatataaaaaataattaactacATTGAAAAAGGTGACTAGAGCTTTGACATTTTCTGTGTTACTCTTTGGggcttttatttagaaaaacagCCTCTGTGTTTCCTGTTAAGACACTGTCACCTCCcaggcttttattctactaaTTTACTCATTGTTTCGAGTACAACTACCATAAACTGGTTttgtgtaaacaaaaaaaataaaaacaactaggTCCATCCCAAGACTATTGTAAATATCCAGTTGCAAttgtgggcttttattttgaaggcctggCTCCGCCTTTTCTGGTTGCTACAGTGATTAGAGAGAAGGGAGGGGCACACAATATCTAACAGCTGAGAAAGGTCATTTATTGGAGATTGCACCTCTCAAACTACTCCAGAGTCCACAGAACAAAATATTAATAGTttgatcagaaaaaaaagtctctgcTGCAGGCTTTGATTTAGGTTTCATGTCTGTAGTTCAAAAAAATATGTGAGTTAGATGGCAGATTAgaaaccttttttaaattagtttctGTGGGACAGTCGGTTCGAGTTGCCAACCAAGAGACCAATTTGTTTTGTCTGTCATAATAGCTGCACTAAAACCTAACCTGTGTGcaataaaaaagctttttacaCTGAAATGAATGTTGGGGTTTGCCAATGAGGAGCTTTTTGGCTGCCTCAGCGACTTCTGCCAGGGATTTGGTCAAGCCTTCCCCTGAATCCTCAAACTTTGCCTCCTCCTCAGAGGCCATGAAAGTCGGATTGAggagttcaccctcactacacgtttaGGTTTAGGTCCatcaggccgttcctcccagtCAAACCCCTCAAAGTCTTCATGGTCAGTCCATTCACTTCCCATGCCAGCTCTAGTTTTTTACCCACCAAAGAGATGAATTTATTAtcttgaaatgttgcattatattgtatGATGAACTTTGGGAAGGCAAGGTAAACCAGATGATgtcaatttattaaattatcagaGTAGGTATAGCTAATAAGCAAAGTATTGTCAAGAGTCATATTAatggctgtttgtttgtttgtgtttcagcttTACCTTCAGATGTCCAGAGAGTTATTGTGGGTGAAgaacagcagcaggagagaaGCTCCAGACTGGACCAGGAACAGGACCAAGACCGGGAGGATCCAGagcccccacacattaaagaggaacaggaggaacctcagaccagtcaggagggagagcagcttcaggggctggaggaggctgatatcaccaagttcacattcactcctgtccctgtgaagagtgaagaagatgaagagaaacctcagtcctcacagcttcatcaaacacaaactgaacacatggaaacagaagctgatggagaggactgtggaggaccagaaccagacaggaactctgatccAGATCCACATTTACAACCTGACACTGACGAAGACACTGGAGACTCTTCTGAGCCTGAGACTGATGTCGATGATGATATGAAGGAGACCAGAGAACCTCAGTCAGGTTTAAACTTTTTGAAAGACGATGAAGTTCCTGTCAATGATTCGAGACAGAGTGCTGATGAGAAACCTTTTAGTTGCTCTgtgtgtgggaaaagatttggtCGCAAGACAGACTTGAAGAGACACATGATAACTCATTCAGGActgaaacctttcagctgctcagtctgTAAGAAATCTTTTACACAAAGCggttgtttacacagacacATGAACGTCCACACAGGAGTGAAACCATTCAGTTGTTCAGTTTGTAAGACATCTTTTGGGCAGAGTAGCCATTTACAGTTAcatatgagaatccacacaggagagaaacttttcagctgctctgagtgtgggaaaagatttcGCCGCAAGACTGATCTGAAGAAACACACGAGTACtcatacaggagagaaaccttacagctgctcAGTCTGTACACAGACTTTCACACAGAGTGGAAGTTTACGGAcacacatgagaatccacactGGAGAAAAACCATTCAGGTGCTCATTTTGTGTTAAAGGATTTCATGACAAGTCCAACTTAGTTAAACACATGAGAATTCACACGGGAGAGAAACCATACAGCTGCAGCGTTTGTAACAAAAGATTCACTTGGTATAAACTGCTCAGAAATCATAAATGTGTTGGTGatcagtcctcacagcttcatcagagtcaaactgaggagaacagagagacagagcatCCAGGCAGCAGCTCAGCTGAACAGATGGAAagagaagctgatggagaggactatGGAGGACCAGAACCCGACAGAGACTTAATTTTTCCAGATCCAAATGTACATTTACAATCGGATAATGAAGACCAGACTGGAGGCTCCTTCaaacctgagactgatgacgGTGGTGATTGGAGGGAGACCAGAGAACCTCAAGCAGGTTTAAACTCTCTGAATAATGACAAAGTCCCTGTCACTGATTTCAGATGTAGTCCTGGTGGTAAACCATTTGTTTGCGCTGAGTGTGGGCAAATATTTAGTCGGAAAAACGAGCTGAAGAGACACATAATAATTCATACaagagagaaacctttcagctgctcagtctgTCATAAGTCTTTTACTCAGAGTGGATGTTTACAGAGACACATAAATATCCATACAGGTAAGAAACCATTCAGCTGTCCAGTTTGTAATCAATCATTTGTGCAAAGTGGGTATTTACAGTTGCATATGAGAagccacacaggagagaaaccttttaTCTGCTCTGAGTGTGGTAAAAAGTTTTGTCGCAAGACGCatttaaagagacacacaagctctcatacaggagagaaaccttataGCTGCTCTGTGTGCGTGAAAAAATTTAGCCGCAAGACAGATCTGAACAGGCATATGAGCTCTCATGCAAGAGAAAAAccattcagctgctcagtttgcaAACAGACCTTTACACAGAGTGGAAGTTTACAGACGCACAtaagaatccacacaggagagaaaccattcagctgctcattttgtggtaaaaGATTCCATGATAAGTCCAACTTGGTCCAACATGTAAGAATTCACACCGGAGAGAAACCATACAGCTGCACTGTTTGTCACAAAAGATTCACTTGGTATAAACTGCTCAGAAACCATCAATGTGTTGGTCGacagtcctcacagcttcatcagaGTAAAactgaacagatggaaacagaagctgatggagaggactgtggaggaccagaaccaggcAGGAACTCTGATCCAGATCTACGTATAACGCCTGACATTTCTGATAAGACTCGACCGtcttctgaacctgagactgatgacagtgctGATTGGAAGGAGACCAGAGAACCTCAGTCAGGTTCAAACtctctgaaaaatgaaaatggccTTTCAAGTGATTCAAGATTTGATACTGTTGACAAACCatttagctgctctgagtgtgggaaaAACTTTGGCCGCAATGGAAGTCTGAAAATACATATGATaactcacacaggagagaaaccattcaGCTGCTCGGTTTGTAACAAAACTTTTACTCAGAGTGGGAGTTTGCAGAGACACATGAGCATccatacaggagagaaacctttcaaatGCTCAgtgtgtgggaaaagatttagagagaaagtaaaaatgacacaacacaTGGTGATCCACACCAGGGAGAAACCATCAAGTTGCTCAGAGTGTGGGAAAATATTTGTCAACAGTGATCTTCTAAAGAGACACATGATCATCCACACGGGACAGAAACGTTTCAGCTGCAGTGTTTGTGACAAAATGTTCAACTGGCCTCATCAGCTCAATACCCACAAATGTGTTGGTGgtcagtcctcacagcttcaaCAAACTCGCAGCAGCTCAACTGAACAGAcggaaacagaagctgatggagaggactgtggaggaccagaaccagacaggaactctgatccAGATCCACATTTAGAAGCTGGAGACTCCTTTGTAGCTGAGATTGAAGTTAGTGTTGATGATTGGGAGGAGACAAGAGAACCTCAGTCAGGTTTAAACATACAAGTTGTATGACACGTTGGAACAATGAGCAACTAGAAGAACCATTGACGTGatgagaggactgtggaggaccagaaccagaaagGAACTCAGATCCAGATACACATTTACAATCAGATATTGATAAGTTTGGTTTGTACCAAAAGCATTTCCTTCAAGTGGTTATTAATAAATGattgtgtgtgtaggtgtatttttacatatataaaatggaattattagtttattttctcATGTGTGTTTTAACTCGTTTGTTTATGAACTTTATCCAGTTTTATGTGTCTTCACTTTGTTCTGATGgttgtaaatgtcctttttataCTGGACTGCTTattaaaaagttattattatgataatgtatttttgctatgaaatgtcagactTTGATTGGTTATTGTGAAAACTTTGATAATatttgcttttatattttgagaacatTTAATATtatgaaacaaacatttaagtCATGAATACAAATCaacatctcaactttattcACAGGATTCATCTGTTTTTTACTGAatccttttatgttttttgaatAGTTATTGATGGTTTGGATGTTAAACTTTATGATTGTTGACTCTTCTGTAAACATTTTTCAGAATCATAGAACACAAACAATTTGAAAAGTTTTGTAAAAAGACTGACTGAGCACATTGAGTGGATGCTGATGAGACAGATGTTGACCTGTTCAGGTTCTTGTGTTCCTTTTCTGAGAGCTTTGTGGCTTTCAAGGTGTGGGGCCAGGTTAAgagttttttaataaattaactgTATGTCAGagaaaatttgacattttctaaattatctttttatgGTGAGGTTAGTAGAGGAGCTTCAGGCAGGTTTTGCTAAAGCTTTAAAGTTTGTTGGAGAtctttttgatgtgtttttaaaagttaatgTTACATCGAACCTCTGGAAcgcatgtttccattaaaagaTTGTCAATCTTTCTTCTTGTTAAAgtttctggtaaaaaaaaaaagggacctAAACTTGTgtgaaatgttgatatttgtgtcagaatctctttatgctacatgtgtcatttaaaataaagcgtttgcactaaccagattctgttaaaaacattaaattctgctcctcagagacactgaagacatgattgattctgctgagaccaacggtcacgtgacaaatattcacagagAATCTGttcacacagagctgagaggagaggacagggagactgtttacacacggcagagaggagaggagaggctgtatAAGTAGGGccataaatgtaaatgaatagaattatttttaactaattgcttacatttttttaatttttatatataactttgGGTAAATTTAATgacatattcatttatttatcggctaatttatttatttattatttttgattgtcGCAGTAGTGTGTAGGGACAGTGAGTGGAAGTAGCCGGTCCGCCCCGTATTCCTTCAATTCCTAATCAAAGTCAgaaacatgaaatgtttttttgatagtttgaacattaaagtcAGACTGAGCTTCATcactttaactgtttttaacatCCATCGCTTAGACCTGAAGATGATCCATGAAATCATTTGTTTAGTTCTGATCAGGCAGCAACCTTAAGTGCCTTAagttgcattctaccaaaaagcccaacagggggtgctgacggcggctgcagaagcatttctgtccattcatttcaatacaaaatgagaaaacttctcacttgatttattacctcagaattttttataggaaaacactatggtctcaatcactagtaaaattttttttcttcaagacaatttgatgttaatagtgtaaataatggttccatttagaagaaaacagaagataaagaatcgtatgatttggggcgtggctacctttgattgacaggtcactagcaaggcgagccgtcatcaggagagaagaaaagcaagtTATATATgaagttatatagatataacaaaaaaggacgtttagcggtttggtctcataactttgaccctttcactgtattttcacttaatgacagtttatttgaacattttgttcagtaaaaatgtcttgttcagcgtttggttgaactaacagacactccaaggagtcgctgttcagttttcttaggttagtttgtttgttttttgccaaaactaacatcccagttaatgctaacatgaattagcagcagcttctctcagtcaggttgaggtgtagagaggctgtagtcagtgatcagatccctctcctcctccacagtccagatatggtctgctccctgtatcAGAAATAAGATGACAACGAGTGTACtgctgaacttgatgcctcaaacaggccacaaaccaatgggtgccgtccattatttatatacagtctatgattctgATGTGTAAACCGGAGCTGAATCATCAGGATCAGTGTCACAGCGCCCCCCGGGGGTCAGGAGGCTCGCTGCGTGTGCTGCATGAACAGAACCGGTCCAGTTCAGACTGCGAAGAAACATCCAGACTCAAAACCTCAAACCACTCcccaaataataatgataataataataataataataataacaataacaataataataataataaccaagtCTGAaggaaaaaagccacaaaatgtcaaataaaaacaaacatttgtcaGAGGAGCTGCATGTGACGACGTTGATGTcgtaatgaataataatacattggatttatatcaaatcaatcaaatcaaatcaaaactttattttactttacttttactttatttatccctgagggtaaattcagtgaGTCTGTTAGCTcagttagaatgagacagcctgatggctgtaggagagaaagatcttttgaatctctccatcctgcaacagagagagaggagccgtccactgctgtttttttggtccataaaggttttgtgtagcagatgatctgggtatttcaggatggactctaacatgttgacaggtcatctctccaccacctcctccagtgtgtccaacctggctccaaccacagaaccagctttttagaccagtctgtccagcagactgcagcataaaacaacacactaccaccacagactgataaaacatctgcagcatcgcactacagatgtccagagatctgagcttcaagaagaaaaagaggcggctctgcccctttttgtagagagcgtctgtttTTGTATGCCTTTCCAAATACTCAAAGGGTGCAGACGTAGGGGGAAGTGGGTGGATTTGATGAGGGATTAGGGACCAATGTCTGTTTAATGTCCACGTTTGAACTCATGTGTGAACAAGTTTGTCACAGTCAGGGTTTAACCTGCTCTCAGGGTCATCTGATATTATTACATAAAGTGAACATCAGTTTTGAACATCACATCTAGTTTCCATCGGCTCTGCAGAGAGATAATTCCTCATTATCCCACAGGATAATAAAACAAGAAACAGTTTCTTCTGGTGTTTGTTCACTTTGTTCTCGTCTCCTTCACGTGTGATCGATGGAgttcaaataaaacatgttcagccttctttttatttcttattttcatgCTTCTGTGGGTGCAGCCAGGACGTGTGGAGGGatgtaaaaatctaaaaacacactCCACTGCTGTGGAAGCTTCCATCACTCTTTTACAGGGGCtttaactgaatatttttgagtcatttattgttgtttttacaataCTGATGGACATTTCTC
This genomic interval from Centropristis striata isolate RG_2023a ecotype Rhode Island chromosome 14, C.striata_1.0, whole genome shotgun sequence contains the following:
- the LOC131984796 gene encoding zinc finger protein 420-like codes for the protein MWFEKLKLNYKEQIQAGGQLRRMDLIRNFSLKIKEEVVLKEEEEEDCLIHQALPSDVQRVIVGEEQQQERSSRLDQEQDQDREDPEPPHIKEEQEEPQTSQEGEQLQGLEEADITKFTFTPVPVKSEEDEEKPQSSQLHQTQTEHMETEADGEDCGGPEPDRNSDPDPHLQPDTDEDTGDSSEPETDVDDDMKETREPQSGLNFLKDDEVPVNDSRQSADEKPFSCSVCGKRFGRKTDLKRHMITHSGLKPFSCSVCKKSFTQSGCLHRHMNVHTGVKPFSCSVCKTSFGQSSHLQLHMRIHTGEKLFSCSECGKRFRRKTDLKKHTSTHTGEKPYSCSVCTQTFTQSGSLRTHMRIHTGEKPFRCSFCVKGFHDKSNLVKHMRIHTGEKPYSCSVCNKRFTWYKLLRNHKCVGDQSSQLHQSQTEENRETEHPGSSSAEQMEREADGEDYGGPEPDRDLIFPDPNVHLQSDNEDQTGGSFKPETDDGGDWRETREPQAGLNSLNNDKVPVTDFRCSPGGKPFVCAECGQIFSRKNELKRHIIIHTREKPFSCSVCHKSFTQSGCLQRHINIHTGKKPFSCPVCNQSFVQSGYLQLHMRSHTGEKPFICSECGKKFCRKTHLKRHTSSHTGEKPYSCSVCVKKFSRKTDLNRHMSSHAREKPFSCSVCKQTFTQSGSLQTHIRIHTGEKPFSCSFCGKRFHDKSNLVQHVRIHTGEKPYSCTVCHKRFTWYKLLRNHQCVGRQSSQLHQSKTEQMETEADGEDCGGPEPGRNSDPDLRITPDISDKTRPSSEPETDDSADWKETREPQSGSNSLKNENGLSSDSRFDTVDKPFSCSECGKNFGRNGSLKIHMITHTGEKPFSCSVCNKTFTQSGSLQRHMSIHTGEKPFKCSVCGKRFREKVKMTQHMVIHTREKPSSCSECGKIFVNSDLLKRHMIIHTGQKRFSCSVCDKMFNWPHQLNTHKCVGGQSSQLQQTRSSSTEQTETEADGEDCGGPEPDRNSDPDPHLEAGDSFVAEIEVSVDDWEETREPQSGLNIQVV